One Ureaplasma urealyticum serovar 8 str. ATCC 27618 genomic window carries:
- the tsaD gene encoding tRNA (adenosine(37)-N6)-threonylcarbamoyltransferase complex transferase subunit TsaD, translated as MEEKYLILSIESSCDETSLALFENNKLIAHKISSSASAQAFHGGVVPELASRYHEHNINRLFVDILNETKIDPLTITHVAYTAMPGLPGCLHVGKVFAKQLASLINAELVPINHLHAHVFSASIDQELVFPFLGLVVSGGESCLYLVSDYDQIKILNQTQDDAIGECYDKVARILGWNYPGGPIIDKNYQEDLATLEFIKSQPAAKNFSFSGLKTAVINYVHNSKQKKLDFDPIVIASSFQKFAINEVIKKVKYYLDLYQLKRLAIGGGVSANSLLRKKIRDLNVISYIPQMIYTGDNAAMIGAYAYALIKNHKKSILIK; from the coding sequence ATGGAAGAAAAATATTTAATTTTAAGCATTGAATCAAGTTGTGATGAAACAAGTTTAGCATTATTTGAAAACAATAAATTAATTGCCCACAAAATTAGTAGTTCAGCCTCTGCACAAGCTTTTCATGGTGGTGTTGTTCCAGAATTAGCAAGTCGTTATCACGAACACAATATTAATCGTTTATTTGTAGATATTTTAAATGAAACAAAAATTGATCCTTTAACAATTACTCATGTTGCATACACTGCTATGCCGGGTTTACCAGGTTGTTTACATGTTGGTAAAGTTTTTGCAAAACAATTAGCTTCATTAATTAATGCAGAACTAGTACCTATAAATCATTTACATGCACATGTATTTAGTGCAAGTATTGATCAAGAATTAGTTTTTCCATTTTTAGGTCTTGTTGTTTCAGGTGGAGAGAGTTGTTTATATTTAGTGAGTGATTATGATCAAATTAAGATTTTAAATCAAACACAAGATGATGCAATTGGCGAATGTTATGATAAAGTAGCGCGTATTCTTGGTTGAAACTACCCTGGTGGACCAATTATTGATAAAAACTATCAAGAAGATTTAGCAACTTTAGAATTTATTAAATCCCAACCTGCTGCAAAAAATTTTAGTTTTAGTGGTCTAAAAACAGCAGTGATTAATTATGTTCATAACTCTAAGCAGAAAAAACTAGATTTTGATCCGATTGTGATTGCTTCAAGCTTTCAAAAATTTGCTATTAATGAAGTAATTAAAAAAGTTAAATACTATTTAGATTTATATCAATTAAAACGTTTAGCGATTGGTGGAGGCGTGTCAGCTAATAGTTTGTTACGTAAAAAAATTCGTGATTTAAACGTTATTTCATATATCCCCCAAATGATTTATACAGGTGACAATGCTGCTATGATTGGCGCTTATGCTTATGCTTTAATTAAAAATCATAAAAAATCAATATTAATAAAATAA
- the metK gene encoding methionine adenosyltransferase: MQYKKIITSESVGAGHPDKICDQISDAILDECLSQDQNSRVACEVLACNRLIVIAGEITTHAYVDVVKTAWEIIKPLGYDENDFTIISNVNKQSVDIAQSVDKTNKNLIGAGDQGIVFGYACDETPQYMPLTSVLAHELLKEIERQRRSKEFIKIQADMKSQVSIDYSNSTPLIETMLVSIQHDEDYDVEYFNKKVSAIMEQIAKKYNLNTNFKKIINSSGRFVIGGPIGDTGLTGRKIIVDTYGGVGHHGGGAFSGKDPTKVDRSASYFARWIAKNVVAAKLAKQCEIQLAFAIGQPQPVAMYVNTFNTNLIDETKIFEAIKKSFNFDIKTFINDLNLWTTKYLPVATYGHFGRDDLDLSWEKLNKVEDLIKNSK; this comes from the coding sequence ATGCAATATAAAAAAATTATAACGAGTGAATCAGTTGGTGCTGGTCATCCAGATAAAATATGTGATCAAATTAGTGATGCGATTTTAGATGAGTGTTTATCGCAAGATCAAAACTCACGTGTCGCATGTGAAGTTTTAGCATGTAATCGTTTAATTGTTATTGCTGGTGAAATTACTACACATGCATACGTTGATGTTGTTAAAACTGCTTGAGAAATCATCAAACCTTTAGGTTATGATGAGAATGATTTTACGATTATTTCTAATGTTAATAAACAATCAGTAGATATTGCTCAAAGTGTTGATAAAACAAATAAGAATTTAATTGGAGCAGGGGATCAAGGAATCGTTTTTGGTTATGCTTGTGATGAAACACCACAATACATGCCATTAACATCAGTGTTAGCACATGAATTATTAAAAGAAATTGAGCGTCAACGTCGTAGTAAAGAATTTATTAAAATTCAAGCAGATATGAAATCACAAGTAAGTATTGACTATTCTAATTCAACTCCACTAATTGAAACAATGTTAGTAAGTATTCAACACGATGAAGATTATGATGTTGAGTATTTTAATAAAAAAGTTAGTGCTATTATGGAACAAATTGCTAAAAAATATAATTTAAACACTAACTTTAAAAAAATTATTAACTCTTCAGGAAGATTTGTAATTGGTGGTCCAATTGGCGATACTGGTTTAACTGGACGAAAAATTATTGTTGACACTTATGGTGGAGTAGGTCATCATGGTGGTGGGGCCTTTAGTGGAAAAGATCCAACTAAAGTTGATCGAAGCGCTTCTTATTTTGCGCGTTGAATTGCAAAAAACGTTGTAGCAGCTAAACTTGCTAAACAATGTGAAATTCAATTAGCATTTGCAATTGGTCAACCACAACCTGTTGCCATGTATGTGAATACATTTAATACTAATTTAATTGATGAAACTAAAATCTTTGAAGCAATTAAAAAAAGTTTTAATTTTGACATTAAAACTTTCATTAATGATTTAAATCTATGAACAACAAAATATTTACCTGTAGCAACTTATGGACATTTTGGTCGTGATGATTTAGATTTGAGTTGAGAAAAACTAAATAAAGTTGAAGATTTAATTAAAAATAGTAAATAA
- the mutM gene encoding DNA-formamidopyrimidine glycosylase — protein sequence MPELPEVQTIVDYLNLNVLNLLIKKVIVHLPKILKNKTPAEFENLLVNHKITNIKRLGKYLLFFLDNNLVLSVHLRMEGKFYYQPKDEWFNLAHTHIIIEFENGMQLRYNDTRQFGTFHIYEQESFLDSKELKKIALDPLDANFTPQYLYEKLKKSNKAIKTALLDQSNVSGIGNIYADEILFATKIFPTTLAKDLTIKDYENIAKEAKRILLLSIQNKGTTIHTYKFGNDETGMFQKMLLVHTHAKKPCQTCGTIIQKTKVNGRGTYYCSNCQNQK from the coding sequence ATGCCAGAACTACCAGAAGTCCAAACCATTGTTGATTATTTAAATCTTAATGTTTTAAATTTATTAATTAAAAAAGTAATTGTCCATTTACCAAAAATTTTAAAAAATAAAACACCTGCTGAATTTGAGAATTTATTAGTTAATCATAAAATTACTAATATTAAACGCCTTGGCAAATACTTATTATTCTTTTTAGATAATAATTTAGTATTAAGTGTGCATTTGCGAATGGAAGGAAAATTTTATTACCAACCAAAAGATGAGTGATTTAATTTAGCGCATACTCATATTATTATTGAATTTGAGAATGGAATGCAACTACGTTATAATGACACACGTCAGTTTGGTACTTTTCATATTTATGAACAAGAATCTTTTTTAGATTCTAAAGAATTAAAAAAGATTGCTTTAGATCCTCTTGATGCTAATTTTACGCCCCAATACTTGTATGAAAAACTTAAAAAAAGTAATAAAGCTATTAAAACTGCTTTATTAGACCAATCTAATGTTTCTGGAATTGGTAATATTTATGCTGATGAAATTTTGTTTGCTACTAAGATTTTTCCCACTACTTTAGCTAAAGATCTTACAATAAAAGATTATGAAAATATTGCAAAAGAAGCTAAAAGAATTTTATTATTATCAATCCAAAATAAAGGAACAACAATTCATACTTATAAATTTGGCAATGATGAAACAGGGATGTTTCAAAAAATGTTATTAGTACACACTCACGCTAAAAAACCATGTCAAACTTGTGGCACAATTATTCAAAAAACAAAAGTTAATGGACGTGGAACTTATTATTGCTCAAATTGCCAAAATCAAAAATAA
- a CDS encoding 5'-3' exonuclease, with protein sequence MKKAIVIDGNSLIYRAFHATYKQAEWAVENQLMPTNAIKLVASMIFKILNEDQFSYALIALDASKKTFRAQEYAAYKATRKPMDEKLVVQLPYIKKLFTAMGFHIISQPGIEADDFVGSFSNLMSKSNIDTIIYSTDRDMLQLINPNTKLKLLKTGTSIVQEINLANFALLNNGLLPKQIIDYKGLVGDSSDNLVGVKGIGPKTAINLILKYTNLENIYANLEEITPSVKNKLIEHEKMAFLSKKIATIQTDLLLDETLENFILKPYNIQELDTLFESLKINNMHNYYK encoded by the coding sequence ATGAAAAAAGCAATTGTAATCGATGGAAATTCATTAATTTATCGTGCTTTTCACGCAACTTATAAACAAGCTGAATGAGCTGTTGAAAACCAATTAATGCCCACTAATGCGATTAAATTAGTTGCTTCAATGATTTTTAAAATTTTAAATGAAGATCAATTTAGTTACGCTTTAATTGCACTAGATGCTTCTAAAAAAACTTTTCGTGCTCAAGAATATGCTGCTTATAAAGCAACACGCAAGCCAATGGATGAAAAATTAGTTGTTCAATTACCTTATATAAAAAAACTTTTTACTGCTATGGGCTTTCATATTATTTCACAACCTGGAATTGAAGCTGATGATTTTGTTGGTTCTTTTAGTAATTTAATGAGTAAATCAAATATTGATACCATCATTTATAGTACAGATCGTGATATGCTACAGTTAATTAATCCAAACACAAAACTTAAATTATTAAAAACAGGGACAAGTATTGTTCAAGAAATTAATTTAGCTAATTTTGCACTATTAAATAATGGTTTACTTCCAAAACAAATCATTGACTATAAAGGTTTAGTGGGTGATAGTAGTGATAATTTAGTTGGCGTTAAAGGAATTGGACCAAAAACTGCTATTAATTTAATTTTAAAATACACTAATCTTGAAAATATTTATGCTAATTTAGAAGAAATAACTCCTAGTGTTAAAAATAAGCTAATTGAACATGAAAAAATGGCTTTTTTATCAAAAAAAATAGCAACAATTCAAACTGATTTATTATTAGATGAAACATTAGAAAATTTTATTTTAAAGCCTTATAATATTCAAGAATTAGATACTTTATTTGAATCTTTAAAAATAAATAATATGCACAATTATTATAAATAG
- a CDS encoding DNA polymerase III subunit alpha, whose amino-acid sequence MFINLNVHSYYSLLNSALSIDDLIQHALDNNQPYVCLTDLNNMYGCIEFYDKAKAHNLIPIIGLEFEYQNTTLVAYAKNYNGYLKLIKWSSWIMTNTTFIIQEDFDDLIIVCKKGGLVFENPNFYQAQNQNASNAIALQSVFYAQENDKTVFLAMLAIKNDLKLDDFIDCHEFDKNYFLNDHEAQSLFSTIALDNLNKVLNELQVEIHDLPINIPVYDKNNLTVSSEILKQLCISGLKQRLNAHDGQVKKAYAQRLKYELDVISEKQFDDYFLIVYDFINYAKSNGIIVGPGRGSAAGSLVAYCLYITDIDPIKHNLIFERFLNPTRKSMPDIDTDIMDEKRDQVIEYLFEKYGNDHVAYIVTFQRLKAKMALRDVGRILGIDLKVIDKICKNIKTDYDEDIDLAIKKSATLKEMYVLHKELFEISKKLIHAPRQIGTHAAGIILSNSSITNIIPIQLGINDRPLSQYSMEYLERFGLIKMDLLGLKNLTIIDNVLKMIYKTQNKKIDLFNIDYNDKFVFQDLAKAKTNGIFQLESPGMKKVLLKVKPQNIEDISIVSALFRPGPQQNIKTFVERRFKREEFSYWNEQTKKILEPTYGIIIYQEQVIELVKTIANFDIATSDNFRRAISKKDEKILMQLKDDFINGALANNYKQPLVNQIFEYIFSFAHYGFNHSHSLAYSYISYWLAYLKHYYPLEFLSVLLSHTSASKEKLLSYLDEAKDFNISIKGPDIQHFSNDFVIDNHKQIIRFGFKTIKGFGDELLKKIKLALENAELSDYISYIDALKKGNISLKNIEILIRIGAFDSFEINRLFLLNNLEEIFEKTGLNGHFFDLNLVGLDYANDMSINERFQEDEIQYLGINLSSLNYTNYTNEIDYSNLKYEIESFNEINTNYEVNIVAQVLNIVQSKTKKGNDIFYLDVLVENKKEKLTIFQNSKHLVDEIDINGIYVFGVKLLNHFNFIVSVKQRV is encoded by the coding sequence ATGTTTATTAATTTAAATGTGCACTCATATTATTCTTTACTTAATAGCGCTTTAAGTATTGATGATTTAATTCAACACGCATTAGATAATAATCAACCATATGTTTGTTTAACAGATTTAAATAACATGTATGGTTGTATTGAATTTTATGATAAAGCGAAAGCACATAATTTAATTCCCATCATTGGTTTAGAATTTGAATATCAAAACACAACTTTAGTAGCTTATGCTAAAAATTATAATGGCTATTTAAAATTAATTAAATGATCATCTTGAATTATGACAAATACAACATTTATAATTCAAGAAGATTTTGATGATTTAATTATTGTTTGTAAAAAAGGGGGTTTAGTTTTTGAAAACCCTAATTTTTATCAAGCCCAAAATCAAAACGCTTCTAATGCTATTGCATTACAAAGCGTTTTTTATGCACAAGAAAATGATAAAACAGTTTTTTTAGCCATGCTTGCTATTAAAAATGATTTAAAATTAGATGATTTTATAGATTGTCATGAATTTGATAAAAATTATTTTTTAAATGATCATGAAGCACAATCTTTATTTTCAACAATTGCTTTAGATAATTTAAATAAAGTTTTAAATGAATTACAAGTTGAAATTCATGATCTACCAATTAATATTCCTGTTTATGATAAAAACAATTTAACAGTTTCGAGTGAAATTTTAAAACAATTGTGTATTAGTGGATTAAAACAACGTTTAAACGCTCATGATGGGCAAGTTAAAAAAGCTTATGCTCAACGGTTAAAATATGAGTTAGATGTTATTAGTGAAAAACAATTTGATGATTATTTTTTAATTGTTTATGATTTTATAAATTATGCTAAAAGCAATGGAATTATTGTAGGACCTGGTCGAGGAAGTGCAGCTGGGTCATTAGTTGCGTATTGTTTGTATATTACTGATATTGATCCCATTAAACATAATTTAATCTTTGAACGATTTTTAAATCCAACAAGAAAAAGTATGCCAGATATTGATACTGACATTATGGATGAAAAACGTGATCAAGTCATTGAATATTTATTTGAAAAATATGGCAATGATCACGTTGCTTATATTGTAACTTTTCAACGATTAAAAGCAAAAATGGCCCTTCGTGATGTGGGGCGGATTTTGGGTATTGATTTAAAAGTCATTGATAAAATTTGCAAAAACATTAAAACTGATTATGATGAAGACATTGATTTAGCAATTAAAAAAAGTGCGACATTAAAAGAAATGTATGTTTTACATAAAGAATTATTTGAAATTTCTAAAAAATTAATTCATGCTCCACGTCAAATTGGAACACATGCTGCTGGAATAATTTTAAGCAATAGTTCAATTACAAATATTATTCCAATTCAATTAGGCATTAATGATCGTCCTTTATCACAATATTCAATGGAGTATTTAGAACGTTTTGGTTTAATTAAAATGGATTTATTAGGTTTAAAAAACCTAACAATTATTGATAATGTTTTAAAAATGATTTATAAAACACAAAATAAAAAAATCGATCTTTTTAATATTGATTACAATGATAAATTTGTTTTTCAAGATTTAGCAAAAGCTAAAACAAATGGTATTTTTCAATTAGAATCACCTGGAATGAAAAAGGTTTTATTAAAAGTTAAGCCACAAAATATTGAAGATATTTCCATTGTTTCAGCACTTTTTAGACCAGGTCCACAACAAAATATTAAAACATTTGTTGAACGACGATTCAAACGTGAAGAATTTAGTTATTGAAATGAACAAACAAAAAAAATTTTAGAACCAACATATGGAATAATTATTTATCAAGAACAAGTGATTGAATTAGTTAAAACAATTGCTAATTTTGATATTGCAACATCTGATAATTTCCGTCGAGCAATTTCAAAAAAAGATGAAAAAATTTTAATGCAACTAAAAGATGATTTTATTAATGGTGCTTTAGCTAATAATTATAAACAACCATTAGTAAACCAAATTTTTGAATATATTTTCTCATTTGCTCATTATGGATTTAACCATTCTCACTCACTAGCATATTCATACATTAGTTATTGATTAGCTTATTTAAAACATTATTATCCACTAGAATTTTTAAGTGTTTTACTATCACATACGAGTGCATCAAAAGAAAAACTATTATCTTATTTAGATGAAGCTAAAGATTTTAATATTAGTATTAAAGGACCTGATATTCAACATTTTAGTAATGATTTTGTCATTGATAATCACAAACAAATTATTCGTTTTGGTTTTAAAACAATTAAAGGTTTTGGTGATGAGTTACTTAAAAAAATTAAGTTAGCTTTAGAAAATGCAGAATTAAGTGATTATATTTCATATATTGATGCTTTAAAAAAAGGTAACATTAGTTTAAAAAATATTGAAATTTTAATTCGCATTGGAGCTTTTGATAGCTTTGAAATTAATCGTTTATTTTTATTAAATAATTTAGAAGAAATTTTTGAGAAAACAGGATTGAATGGTCATTTTTTTGATTTAAATTTAGTTGGTTTAGATTATGCAAATGATATGAGTATTAATGAACGTTTTCAAGAAGATGAAATTCAATATTTAGGAATTAATTTAAGTAGTTTAAATTACACAAATTATACTAATGAAATTGATTATAGCAATTTAAAATATGAAATTGAAAGTTTTAATGAAATCAATACAAATTATGAAGTAAATATTGTAGCTCAAGTTTTAAATATCGTGCAATCAAAAACTAAAAAAGGTAATGATATTTTTTATTTGGATGTACTAGTTGAAAACAAAAAAGAAAAATTAACAATTTTTCAAAATAGTAAGCATTTAGTTGATGAAATTGACATTAATGGAATTTATGTTTTTGGTGTTAAATTATTAAATCATTTTAATTTTATTGTAAGTGTTAAACAAAGGGTCTAG
- a CDS encoding DHH family phosphoesterase produces MQKDLLNKLIEQTYGFSKISIFVHTNPDCDALGSAFALARILKLNTFGTRVKIVGINTLNPNDFKNFFTFDKNEVEDEFIEGSLAFIVDTANQERVLSQKHTLAKKTILVDHHVKTVSYTDLTYINDQSIATCEMLAYSLMHTNLNFDVKTLNYLLLGLTTDSNRLMYDKVSDITYEIMAWFFKNNVKHYQIYQQLYERNLDDILFDNELIKTIKTHKQIAYLNIDKSWNQKYNFTRWGDKVYLLSNIKNYPIWFVVYFDETTNTYKVSLRSNKYKVRLVANQFNGGGHDLAAGCSLANIDQLNDLLKALELLIKNQEVVD; encoded by the coding sequence ATGCAAAAAGATTTGTTAAATAAGTTAATTGAACAAACATATGGTTTTAGTAAAATTAGTATTTTTGTTCATACAAATCCCGATTGTGATGCTTTAGGATCAGCTTTTGCATTAGCAAGAATTTTAAAATTAAATACTTTTGGCACAAGAGTTAAAATTGTTGGTATTAACACATTAAATCCAAATGATTTTAAAAATTTCTTTACGTTTGATAAAAATGAAGTTGAAGATGAATTTATTGAAGGTTCATTAGCTTTTATTGTTGATACAGCCAATCAAGAGCGAGTTTTATCACAAAAACATACACTAGCTAAAAAAACAATTTTAGTTGATCATCATGTAAAAACAGTATCTTACACTGATCTTACTTATATTAATGATCAATCAATTGCTACTTGTGAAATGCTAGCTTATTCACTAATGCACACTAATTTAAACTTTGATGTAAAAACATTAAATTATTTACTATTAGGTTTAACAACTGATTCAAATCGGCTAATGTATGATAAAGTAAGTGATATTACATATGAAATCATGGCTTGATTTTTTAAAAACAATGTGAAGCACTACCAAATTTATCAACAATTGTATGAACGTAATTTAGATGATATTTTATTTGATAATGAATTAATTAAAACCATTAAAACACATAAGCAAATTGCTTATTTAAATATTGATAAAAGCTGAAATCAAAAATATAATTTTACAAGATGAGGCGATAAAGTCTATTTATTAAGTAATATTAAAAACTATCCAATTTGATTTGTTGTTTATTTTGATGAAACTACGAACACTTATAAAGTCTCATTACGAAGTAATAAATACAAAGTGCGTTTAGTTGCTAATCAATTTAATGGAGGAGGTCATGATTTAGCTGCAGGTTGTAGTTTAGCTAATATTGATCAATTAAATGATTTATTAAAAGCTCTTGAGTTATTAATTAAAAATCAAGAGGTTGTTGATTAA
- the thiI gene encoding tRNA uracil 4-sulfurtransferase ThiI, with product MKPIIYIKYGELTLKGKNRAQFIKVLVHNIKQMLLEYHELVYQVGYDNLKIINLEKYNLQQVINDLQQVYGIAFICVAYQVNKEINEIQLACNKLVNNTDQTFKIEARRNDKSFIYDSMQIKQICATYLLQNQPTLKVDVHHPQLLINIEIKHDCAIVYGHKIPGAKGLPVGINGKALVLLSGGIDSPVASRLIMKRGISVDFITFITPPHTSQKALDKTIALAKQITLNNHLTKANLYVCNFTKLQEEIAHISKESYRITLMRRYFMRIAKRLAIDIKAGALVTGEALGQVASQTLNSMQTISSVLNDFLVLRPLITYDKQEIISLAKQFNTYELSILPYDDSCSLFAPKNPTTNPNVQTAMKLEQESLVLDAIYELVFTKEITKINLSSK from the coding sequence ATGAAACCAATAATTTATATTAAATATGGCGAATTAACACTAAAGGGTAAAAATCGTGCCCAATTTATTAAAGTTTTAGTACACAACATTAAACAAATGCTATTAGAATATCACGAATTAGTGTACCAAGTTGGTTATGATAATTTAAAAATTATTAACTTAGAAAAATATAACTTACAACAAGTTATTAATGATTTACAACAAGTTTATGGAATTGCTTTTATTTGCGTTGCTTATCAAGTCAATAAAGAAATTAATGAAATTCAATTAGCATGCAATAAACTTGTTAATAATACTGATCAAACTTTTAAAATTGAAGCTCGTCGAAATGATAAAAGTTTTATATATGATTCAATGCAAATCAAACAAATTTGTGCTACTTATTTATTACAAAACCAACCTACACTAAAAGTTGATGTTCATCATCCGCAATTGTTAATTAATATTGAAATTAAACATGATTGTGCTATTGTTTATGGTCATAAAATTCCCGGTGCTAAAGGTCTACCAGTTGGTATTAATGGTAAAGCCTTAGTACTATTATCAGGTGGTATTGACTCTCCTGTTGCTTCGCGATTAATTATGAAGCGAGGTATTAGTGTTGATTTTATTACTTTTATTACCCCACCACACACTTCACAAAAAGCTTTAGATAAAACAATTGCATTAGCAAAACAAATAACATTAAATAATCATTTAACTAAAGCGAATTTATATGTATGCAATTTCACTAAATTACAAGAAGAAATTGCTCATATTTCTAAAGAATCTTATCGAATTACGCTTATGCGTCGTTATTTTATGCGGATTGCTAAGCGTTTAGCAATAGATATTAAAGCAGGTGCTTTAGTAACGGGTGAAGCACTTGGGCAAGTAGCTTCACAAACTTTAAATAGTATGCAAACTATTAGTAGTGTTTTAAATGATTTTTTAGTTTTAAGACCTTTGATTACTTATGATAAACAAGAAATTATTAGCTTAGCTAAACAATTTAATACTTATGAATTATCAATTTTACCATATGATGATTCATGTAGTTTGTTTGCACCTAAAAATCCAACAACTAATCCAAATGTTCAAACAGCTATGAAACTAGAGCAAGAGTCGTTGGTTTTAGATGCGATTTATGAATTAGTTTTTACTAAAGAAATTACTAAAATTAATTTATCATCAAAATAG